In Deinococcus sp. QL22, the following are encoded in one genomic region:
- the aspS gene encoding aspartate--tRNA ligase, whose amino-acid sequence MKRTAMIGQLQGTHATQTVTLQGWVNRRRDLGGLIFIELRDRSGVVQVQVEPDSAAFAEANSLRPEYVAEIEGVYQMRPEAQRKGGAADFEVIASRVKVLNAAKTPPFELDKGDSVAEDIRLKFRYLDLRRPEMQRNLMLRSKAVASVTRFLDAEGFIAVETPMLTKSTPEGARDFLVPSRLNPGEFYALPQSPQLFKQLLMIAGFDRYYQLARCFRDEDLRADRQPDFTQLDMELSFVEQDDVLELQERLMASVFRDVLNVELPLPFPRLSYFEAMDKYGSDKPDLRFESAFVDVTDLFAGGAFQAFASAGSVKVIAAPELTRKQIDELERVAKQNGAKGLAWLKCDGDGFTGGISKFVGDQAAELISRTGVASGGILLFAAGDWQKAVTALGAVRLALRDLCGLAAGGQFHVSWITEFPQLEYDEDNTRWTYMHHPFTAPHPDDIHLFGTERQGEIRAQAYDLVLNGFEIGGGSIRIHDPAVQEKMFAAIGFTPVEAHAQFGFFLDALAAGTPPHGGIAWGFDRLLMVMAGAQSIREVIAFPKNNRGADLMALAPASVDAGQLAEVGVQVAARIESE is encoded by the coding sequence ATGAAACGCACGGCAATGATTGGACAACTGCAAGGTACGCACGCCACCCAGACGGTCACGCTGCAGGGCTGGGTCAACCGCCGCCGCGATCTGGGCGGACTGATTTTCATAGAACTGCGGGATCGCAGCGGCGTCGTGCAGGTGCAGGTGGAGCCCGATTCGGCGGCTTTTGCCGAGGCCAACAGTCTACGCCCCGAATACGTGGCCGAGATCGAGGGCGTGTATCAGATGCGCCCGGAGGCCCAGCGCAAGGGTGGCGCGGCTGATTTTGAAGTCATCGCTTCCCGCGTCAAAGTGCTGAACGCGGCCAAAACGCCTCCCTTTGAGTTGGACAAGGGCGACAGTGTGGCCGAGGATATCCGCCTGAAGTTCCGTTATCTGGATTTGCGCCGACCCGAAATGCAGCGAAATCTGATGCTCCGCAGTAAGGCCGTGGCGTCGGTCACGCGCTTTCTGGATGCAGAAGGGTTTATTGCAGTGGAAACGCCGATGCTCACCAAGTCCACGCCGGAAGGGGCGCGTGACTTCTTGGTGCCCAGCCGCCTGAATCCGGGCGAATTTTATGCGCTGCCGCAGTCGCCTCAGCTGTTCAAGCAACTGCTGATGATCGCGGGCTTTGACCGCTATTACCAGTTGGCCCGCTGCTTCCGCGACGAGGATTTGCGTGCAGACCGTCAGCCCGACTTTACGCAGCTGGATATGGAACTGAGTTTTGTGGAGCAGGACGACGTGCTGGAGCTTCAGGAGCGCTTGATGGCGTCGGTCTTCCGCGATGTGCTGAACGTGGAATTGCCACTGCCGTTTCCACGCCTGTCGTACTTCGAGGCGATGGATAAATACGGATCCGACAAGCCCGACTTGCGATTTGAATCGGCGTTTGTAGATGTGACTGACCTGTTTGCGGGCGGCGCGTTTCAGGCCTTTGCCAGTGCGGGCAGCGTCAAAGTCATCGCCGCGCCGGAGCTGACGCGCAAGCAGATAGATGAGCTGGAGCGGGTCGCCAAGCAGAACGGGGCCAAAGGGTTGGCCTGGCTGAAGTGTGACGGCGATGGATTCACGGGTGGCATCAGCAAGTTCGTGGGTGATCAGGCGGCAGAATTGATCTCGCGCACAGGCGTGGCATCGGGCGGCATCTTGCTGTTTGCGGCGGGCGACTGGCAAAAAGCGGTGACAGCTTTGGGCGCGGTACGTCTGGCTCTGCGCGACCTGTGCGGTCTGGCGGCGGGGGGGCAGTTCCACGTCTCATGGATCACCGAATTTCCTCAGTTGGAATACGACGAGGACAATACCCGCTGGACCTACATGCACCATCCCTTTACGGCTCCGCACCCCGACGATATTCACCTGTTTGGCACCGAGCGGCAGGGCGAGATTCGCGCTCAGGCCTACGATCTGGTGCTCAACGGATTTGAAATTGGCGGCGGCAGTATCCGGATTCATGATCCTGCCGTGCAGGAAAAAATGTTCGCGGCGATTGGATTTACTCCAGTGGAAGCACACGCCCAGTTCGGCTTTTTTCTGGATGCGTTGGCGGCGGGCACGCCCCCGCACGGCGGCATCGCTTGGGGCTTTGATCGTCTGTTGATGGTGATGGCCGGAGCGCAGAGCATCCGTGAAGTTATCGCCTTCCCCAAAAATAATCGCGGCGCGGATTTGATGGCGCTGGCTCCGGCTTCGGTGGATGCAGGGCAGTTGGCGGAGGTGGGCGTTCAGGTGGCGGCGCGGATTGAGTCGGAGTAG
- the hisS gene encoding histidine--tRNA ligase, which translates to MAINRPKGTNDLLPEGTPALKSFASASAHTHLTTIARSVLERAGAQFIATPIFEEAELVKRGVGGSTDIVRKEMFTVTYFGDHGGFILRPEGTAGIVRAFLQNGLKQLPAPLKLWTHGPMFRAENVQQGRYRQFHQVDYEVLGSADALVDAEAIALMVDVVRALGLTGVRVKLGSIGDPADRDNYNEYLRGVFSPQLERLSDDSRDRLTRNPMRILDSKSAEDQALIRELSVRPMLDFLGAEAAAHFAEVQAYLAAWGVDYDLDPSIVRGLDYYRRTAWELHHEGVGAKSALGGGGRYDGLSAQLGGPEVPGIGWAFGIERLLLALEAEGVGLPQTPGPLLYLASMDAENVGLAAQTALSARAVARVEFAYKAQKPGNAFRDAERRRARYAAVIGTDEAQRRVLNLKNLASGEQREVALDDLNAVLAELENA; encoded by the coding sequence ATGGCGATTAACCGTCCGAAAGGCACCAATGACCTCTTACCGGAAGGCACTCCGGCCCTCAAAAGTTTTGCTAGCGCGTCGGCTCACACCCATCTGACCACTATCGCCCGCAGTGTGCTGGAGCGCGCTGGGGCGCAATTCATAGCCACACCGATTTTCGAAGAAGCCGAATTGGTCAAGCGTGGCGTGGGCGGCAGCACCGACATTGTCCGGAAAGAGATGTTTACCGTGACCTACTTTGGCGATCACGGCGGCTTTATTTTGCGGCCAGAGGGGACGGCGGGCATTGTCCGCGCCTTCCTGCAAAATGGGCTGAAGCAGTTGCCCGCGCCGCTGAAATTGTGGACGCATGGGCCGATGTTCCGTGCTGAAAATGTGCAGCAGGGACGCTATCGCCAGTTTCATCAGGTGGATTACGAGGTATTGGGCAGCGCTGATGCACTCGTAGACGCCGAAGCGATTGCGCTGATGGTGGATGTGGTGCGGGCGTTGGGGCTGACGGGCGTGCGCGTGAAGCTGGGCAGCATTGGCGATCCGGCAGACCGGGACAACTACAACGAGTACCTGCGCGGGGTGTTCTCGCCTCAGCTGGAGCGCCTCTCGGACGACTCGCGTGACCGTCTGACCCGCAACCCGATGCGGATTCTGGACAGCAAGAGCGCGGAAGATCAGGCCCTGATTCGTGAACTGAGTGTGCGCCCCATGCTGGACTTTTTGGGTGCGGAGGCGGCGGCCCACTTTGCAGAGGTGCAGGCGTATTTAGCCGCGTGGGGCGTGGATTATGACCTTGACCCCAGCATCGTGCGCGGGCTGGATTATTACCGCCGCACGGCCTGGGAACTGCACCACGAGGGCGTCGGCGCAAAGTCGGCCCTCGGTGGGGGCGGGCGCTATGACGGCCTCAGTGCACAGCTCGGCGGGCCAGAAGTGCCGGGCATCGGCTGGGCCTTTGGCATAGAACGGCTGCTGCTGGCGCTGGAAGCCGAGGGTGTGGGCCTGCCGCAGACGCCGGGGCCGCTGCTGTACCTCGCCTCGATGGACGCGGAGAATGTGGGCCTCGCTGCCCAGACTGCGCTGAGTGCACGTGCAGTGGCCCGTGTGGAATTTGCCTACAAGGCCCAGAAACCCGGCAACGCTTTTCGGGACGCCGAGCGCCGCCGCGCCCGATATGCTGCCGTTATCGGCACGGATGAGGCACAGCGCCGCGTCCTGAATCTGAAAAATCTGGCATCGGGTGAACAGCGGGAAGTCGCACTGGATGACCTGAACGCAGTCTTAGCTGAATTGGAGAACGCATGA
- a CDS encoding cell surface protein has protein sequence MARFLVGSLLMTGLFLGSLSSCAPRQQAGTERFVTVAPVLYKVSAPVVRGGTLTVQGRYLGGPASAKIRMGVAFDGSGGFDLPANAIQSWTADEITFTVPSDLPAGSGYLFIMVGASKSNGLPYSVGQ, from the coding sequence ATGGCGCGTTTCTTGGTGGGTTCTTTACTGATGACTGGCCTGTTTCTTGGTTCGCTTTCTTCCTGTGCGCCGCGTCAGCAGGCTGGCACGGAGCGGTTTGTAACGGTTGCGCCTGTGCTCTACAAAGTTTCCGCCCCCGTTGTTCGCGGCGGCACTCTGACTGTTCAGGGACGTTACCTGGGCGGCCCCGCCAGTGCCAAGATTCGGATGGGCGTGGCCTTTGATGGAAGCGGCGGTTTCGACCTGCCAGCCAACGCCATTCAAAGTTGGACGGCAGACGAAATCACCTTCACCGTGCCCTCTGATCTGCCTGCGGGCAGCGGGTACCTCTTTATTATGGTCGGAGCCTCGAAGTCCAACGGCCTGCCTTACAGCGTCGGCCAGTAA
- a CDS encoding diacylglycerol kinase family protein — protein sequence MTGQITPPTAATFAALSDADQATLAPLAGRRVMVVFNPKSGQGDSDLPAFIAFLKDAGADVTERELVPEKPMSSYVEDIASFDVVVGAGGDGTVSSLAYASRYKNVPLLAYPAGTANLIAQNLDLPRDPLALAQVVAGAHTVRVDLGELEVRGEQHGFAMLAGAGADAAMIRDSEELKEKFGAMAYVMSAMKQLNPKKTTFHLVLDGEKREFEGIGVMVANFGMANYRLPITTDISPSDGRFTVVLLKAGNIMRLVPNLIDSVRAKLNLGDPLFSGNLETVEAKEVSVVAEEPFPLQYDGELHEETTPFTAKILPGAIRFLTAAKKADLDT from the coding sequence ATGACCGGTCAAATCACCCCCCCCACTGCGGCCACGTTTGCCGCACTTTCTGACGCAGATCAGGCCACCCTCGCTCCCCTTGCCGGCAGGCGGGTGATGGTGGTCTTCAATCCAAAAAGCGGCCAGGGCGACAGCGATTTGCCCGCATTTATCGCCTTTTTGAAGGATGCCGGAGCAGACGTTACCGAGCGCGAACTCGTGCCCGAAAAACCCATGAGCAGCTATGTGGAGGACATCGCGTCGTTTGATGTGGTGGTGGGCGCGGGCGGTGACGGCACGGTGAGCAGCCTCGCGTATGCCAGCCGCTACAAGAATGTGCCGCTGCTGGCGTACCCGGCGGGGACGGCCAACCTGATCGCGCAGAATCTTGACTTGCCCCGCGATCCGCTGGCATTGGCGCAAGTGGTCGCAGGCGCACATACCGTGCGGGTGGATCTGGGCGAACTGGAAGTACGCGGCGAACAACACGGCTTTGCCATGCTGGCCGGGGCCGGGGCCGACGCCGCCATGATCCGCGATTCCGAGGAACTCAAGGAAAAGTTTGGCGCGATGGCCTACGTCATGAGCGCCATGAAGCAGCTGAATCCCAAGAAAACCACCTTCCACCTTGTCCTAGACGGCGAAAAGCGTGAGTTTGAAGGCATCGGCGTGATGGTCGCTAACTTCGGCATGGCAAATTACCGCCTGCCGATCACCACCGACATCAGCCCCAGCGATGGCCGGTTTACCGTGGTGCTGTTGAAGGCGGGAAACATCATGCGCCTTGTGCCCAACCTGATCGATTCCGTGCGGGCCAAGCTGAATCTGGGCGATCCCCTGTTCAGTGGCAACTTGGAAACAGTGGAAGCCAAGGAAGTCAGCGTGGTGGCGGAAGAACCCTTTCCCCTGCAGTACGACGGCGAACTGCATGAGGAAACCACGCCTTTCACAGCCAAGATTCTGCCGGGAGCGATCCGGTTCCTGACGGCGGCCAAGAAGGCGGATCTGGATACCTGA
- a CDS encoding amino acid ABC transporter ATP-binding protein, producing MTAHPTLNKQAMPPKSGEPIIKAVDVHKHFGSFHALRGVNMSVQSGEVVVIIGPSGSGKSTFIRTINRLEAHDQGTIVVDGMELKDGQNLDAIRREVGMVFQSFNLFPHLTVLQNVSLAPIRVRKQPKAQAEARAMELLTRVGIEEQAHKYPAQLSGGQQQRVAIARALAMDPKVMLFDEPTSALDPEMIKEVLDVMKGLAGSGMTMLCVTHEMGFAREVADRLVFFDQGNIVEDTTPEQFYNNPQHERAKAFLSKVLGH from the coding sequence ATGACCGCCCATCCCACTCTCAACAAGCAGGCAATGCCCCCCAAATCCGGCGAACCGATCATCAAAGCCGTTGATGTCCACAAGCATTTCGGCAGCTTTCACGCCCTGCGCGGGGTAAATATGTCGGTGCAGTCGGGCGAGGTGGTGGTCATTATCGGGCCATCGGGCAGCGGAAAATCCACTTTTATTCGCACCATCAACCGCCTAGAGGCGCACGATCAGGGCACTATTGTCGTCGACGGGATGGAACTCAAGGATGGGCAGAATTTGGACGCCATTCGCCGGGAAGTGGGCATGGTGTTTCAGAGCTTCAACCTGTTTCCGCACCTGACCGTGCTGCAAAACGTGTCGCTCGCTCCCATTCGGGTACGCAAGCAGCCCAAAGCGCAGGCCGAGGCGCGTGCCATGGAGTTGCTGACACGGGTAGGCATCGAGGAACAGGCCCACAAATACCCGGCCCAATTGTCGGGCGGGCAGCAGCAACGGGTGGCGATTGCCCGCGCGTTGGCGATGGATCCCAAAGTGATGCTGTTCGACGAACCCACCTCGGCCCTAGACCCCGAAATGATCAAAGAAGTGTTGGACGTGATGAAGGGCTTGGCAGGCAGCGGCATGACCATGCTGTGTGTGACGCACGAAATGGGTTTTGCGCGGGAAGTCGCTGACCGTCTGGTGTTCTTCGATCAGGGCAATATCGTGGAAGATACGACGCCGGAGCAGTTCTACAACAACCCCCAGCATGAGCGGGCCAAAGCGTTTTTGAGCAAGGTTTTGGGCCACTGA
- a CDS encoding site-specific integrase: MPDELSTAPPSAPVLYSGDRLAQARAFAGLTDEALRVRAIRAARDKDFEDLWALTLACLSSDTSAGVRVSPHTLRAYKTGVKVVVEHASVHAWNLTHPGRREPALYVASLSASGLKPATVQARVAAASALYRALRWAGATDADPFGDVKRPKDRTKGIVKNPPYRADFVQAMLAEADAQEAVLVLLLTHAGLRIAEALAVEWGNIDLRRRRLLVAHGKGDKARIVPLSARLREALEALKAEMVSTPTSRLFSFSAYSSAYERLQKLALKCGREHEFRGFHAGRKYAGTQLYAAVKDFTRVAGFLGHEQVDTTRRYVELPEDDLDEVMEGFV, encoded by the coding sequence ATGCCAGACGAACTGTCCACCGCTCCACCGTCCGCCCCCGTCCTGTACTCCGGTGACCGCCTAGCCCAGGCCCGCGCTTTTGCAGGACTGACCGACGAAGCCCTGCGGGTGCGGGCCATTCGCGCGGCCCGCGACAAAGACTTTGAAGACCTGTGGGCACTCACGCTTGCCTGCCTGAGCAGCGATACCAGCGCGGGCGTGCGCGTCAGCCCCCATACCTTGCGGGCCTACAAAACGGGCGTGAAGGTGGTGGTGGAACACGCCAGCGTCCATGCCTGGAACCTGACCCATCCGGGCCGCCGCGAACCCGCGCTATATGTGGCAAGCCTCAGTGCATCGGGTCTGAAGCCTGCCACCGTGCAGGCCCGTGTCGCCGCCGCGTCTGCCCTGTACCGCGCCCTGCGCTGGGCCGGGGCCACCGACGCCGATCCTTTTGGCGACGTGAAGCGCCCCAAAGACCGCACCAAAGGCATCGTGAAAAATCCCCCATACCGCGCCGATTTTGTGCAGGCGATGCTGGCCGAGGCCGACGCGCAGGAAGCCGTGCTGGTGCTGCTGCTCACGCATGCGGGCCTGCGGATTGCCGAAGCTCTGGCGGTGGAATGGGGCAACATAGACTTGCGGCGCAGGCGGTTGCTGGTGGCGCACGGCAAAGGCGACAAGGCAAGAATTGTGCCGCTGAGTGCCAGGCTGCGGGAAGCGCTGGAGGCACTGAAGGCGGAAATGGTTTCCACGCCCACCAGCCGCCTGTTCTCCTTTTCGGCCTATTCCAGCGCCTACGAGCGGCTGCAAAAGCTGGCGCTGAAATGCGGGCGAGAGCATGAATTTCGGGGTTTTCACGCCGGGCGAAAATACGCGGGCACGCAGTTATACGCCGCCGTCAAGGACTTCACACGGGTGGCCGGATTTTTGGGCCACGAACAGGTGGATACCACCCGCCGCTACGTGGAATTGCCCGAGGACGACCTGGATGAAGTGATGGAGGGCTTTGTCTAA
- the lnt gene encoding apolipoprotein N-acyltransferase, whose amino-acid sequence MRASPSLPTTLLAALLGGLLALCGLPLGWSFLSFLPLAALLAFAASGATARNVAGRAFWAGTAYSAVHLWWLTAFLGKLFGFPPAGVLAFALFALEGAFLAGMAWLVGRFLHSKGARVWGLAGGWVVLEWLRFLGPPAFPWPTLGYTLLPTPAIQIADLGGVLLGSVLIAATAAALACFVGTVRRRGEGWGRRRPLLLIAAAWALACVYGLTRTAGSGPETPMLLLRTTIDSFDRASRRLTAQEQFELQAGLTRINRRPNEVVVWSESSVGDPALLPTVPAEGIYGVSQMEPRRNSVRAWDGGSVTSETDKARPVPFGEYFPFRQALAPAWSLIERTIGVSLESVPPARVLNTLQLNGVQYGAYVCYDSVFPWVTRVLVGKGAEILVNVSNDGWYDGWGVQQHFMMGRVRAIETRRYIVRSVNYGIAAEINDLGQPVQTLEAGQGVLHARPLRLTGQTLFVRLGDWPALGLAALMVVFAGLIDRRYRRQL is encoded by the coding sequence GTGCGTGCCTCGCCCTCCCTGCCCACCACCCTGCTTGCCGCCCTGCTCGGAGGCCTGCTGGCCCTCTGCGGATTGCCGCTGGGCTGGAGTTTTCTCAGCTTTTTGCCGCTGGCCGCGCTGCTGGCGTTTGCCGCAAGTGGTGCAACGGCCCGCAACGTGGCAGGCCGCGCCTTCTGGGCAGGCACCGCCTATAGCGCCGTCCATCTGTGGTGGCTCACCGCGTTTTTGGGCAAGCTGTTCGGGTTTCCGCCTGCTGGCGTGCTGGCCTTCGCGTTGTTTGCCCTAGAAGGTGCATTTTTGGCGGGCATGGCGTGGCTGGTGGGCCGCTTCCTGCATTCAAAGGGAGCGCGGGTGTGGGGGCTGGCGGGCGGCTGGGTGGTGCTGGAATGGCTGCGCTTCCTCGGCCCGCCCGCCTTTCCGTGGCCCACGCTGGGCTATACGCTGCTGCCCACGCCCGCTATTCAAATTGCCGACCTGGGCGGCGTGCTGCTGGGCAGTGTGCTCATTGCGGCCACAGCTGCGGCGCTGGCCTGCTTTGTGGGTACGGTGCGGCGGCGTGGCGAGGGATGGGGGAGACGCCGCCCGTTGCTGCTGATCGCGGCTGCCTGGGCACTGGCGTGTGTTTACGGCCTGACGCGCACGGCAGGCAGCGGGCCGGAAACGCCGATGCTGCTGCTCAGAACCACCATCGATTCCTTTGACCGCGCCTCCCGCCGCCTGACCGCGCAAGAACAATTTGAGTTGCAGGCTGGCCTGACCCGCATCAACCGCCGACCAAACGAAGTGGTGGTCTGGAGCGAGAGCAGCGTCGGTGATCCCGCCTTGCTGCCCACTGTTCCCGCTGAGGGCATTTACGGCGTCAGCCAGATGGAACCCCGCCGCAATTCAGTTCGCGCCTGGGACGGCGGCAGCGTCACCTCCGAAACCGACAAGGCCCGCCCGGTTCCCTTTGGTGAATACTTTCCGTTCCGGCAAGCCCTCGCCCCTGCCTGGAGCCTGATCGAGCGCACCATCGGCGTTTCGCTGGAAAGTGTGCCGCCTGCCAGAGTCCTCAATACTCTTCAACTGAACGGCGTTCAGTACGGCGCATACGTCTGCTACGACAGTGTGTTTCCGTGGGTCACCCGCGTGCTGGTGGGCAAGGGCGCAGAAATTCTGGTCAATGTCTCCAACGACGGCTGGTACGACGGCTGGGGCGTTCAGCAACATTTCATGATGGGCCGAGTGCGGGCCATAGAAACGCGGCGGTATATCGTCCGCAGCGTGAACTACGGCATCGCCGCCGAGATCAACGACCTGGGTCAGCCCGTGCAAACGCTGGAAGCGGGCCAGGGCGTCCTGCACGCCCGCCCACTGCGCCTGACCGGGCAAACCCTGTTCGTGCGCTTGGGCGATTGGCCTGCGCTAGGGCTGGCTGCGCTGATGGTGGTGTTCGCAGGCCTGATTGATCGGCGCTATCGGCGGCAGCTGTAG
- a CDS encoding metallophosphoesterase gives MRIAFISDLHANIHALTSVKRFLSENIVNQVIVVGDLVGYGASPGPVIDFVRREGWVTGLGSSDMRVSMELGERSERKGVADQVLTWTRKMLTPEQNDYLRRLPPGGRIMTPVGRVRFFHGSPHNPEDRIDLMAQERELEALADSLSSRVIVVGGSHVPFVRVIGDTTFLDPGSVGLSLNHEPGADVAIVDCVGRRPKVSLHKVTYDFASSAFDIMAWNLPPVIADVIRTGKM, from the coding sequence TTGAGAATCGCGTTTATTAGTGACCTGCATGCCAACATTCACGCGTTGACATCCGTGAAACGGTTTTTGTCGGAGAATATTGTCAATCAGGTGATCGTGGTGGGTGATCTGGTGGGTTACGGCGCGAGTCCCGGCCCGGTCATTGACTTTGTGAGGCGCGAGGGCTGGGTCACTGGCCTGGGCAGCAGCGACATGCGCGTGTCCATGGAATTGGGCGAACGCTCGGAGCGAAAAGGCGTGGCCGATCAGGTGTTGACGTGGACGCGCAAAATGCTGACGCCAGAGCAAAACGACTACCTGCGCCGCCTGCCGCCCGGTGGCCGGATCATGACCCCGGTGGGCCGCGTGCGTTTTTTTCACGGCTCGCCGCACAACCCCGAAGACCGCATAGACCTGATGGCGCAGGAGCGGGAGCTCGAAGCCTTGGCCGACAGCCTCAGCTCCCGCGTGATCGTGGTGGGCGGCTCGCATGTGCCCTTTGTGCGCGTGATCGGAGACACCACCTTTCTTGACCCCGGCAGCGTGGGTCTGAGCCTGAACCACGAACCGGGCGCAGATGTAGCCATTGTGGATTGTGTGGGCCGCAGACCCAAAGTGTCGTTGCATAAGGTCACGTACGATTTTGCGTCCAGCGCCTTCGACATCATGGCGTGGAACCTGCCGCCCGTGATCGCCGATGTGATTCGCACGGGGAAGATGTAG
- a CDS encoding alanine--glyoxylate aminotransferase family protein — protein sequence MFEDTHDHHVLLTPGPTPIHPRAQKALMRGMLGHMDPEVFALNREIQADLRVMYGTEPEAFTALLAGTGSLGMEAGFANLVEKGDEILVCANGSFGRRMAEMAARYGAHVRLVTAPLGEAIKPEDVAAHLDGVAMVAVVHGETSTGVLNPVPEIAKLVRGSGVLLTVDAVTTAGMEPFHMQDWGVDYAYTGAQKCLSAPPGLAPIAISERAFARYAARRTPTPLWYCDFEGLRDYWVEHTYHHTIPVNLHYAFHAALQAALEEGLDARKLRVQQLGQVITRTLAPLGFSHYVRRPEDRLPTVLALRLPTGMDDSAVRLALRAREISVTGGLGPTAGVIWRLGLMGEAARPAPYRALMVALQDLMGAPGLVARYEEELQVAGLVGEKQGVLV from the coding sequence ATGTTCGAGGATACCCACGACCACCACGTACTCCTGACGCCCGGCCCCACCCCGATTCATCCCCGCGCCCAGAAAGCCCTGATGCGCGGGATGCTCGGCCACATGGATCCCGAAGTGTTCGCCCTGAACCGCGAAATTCAGGCCGACCTGCGCGTGATGTACGGCACGGAACCCGAAGCCTTCACCGCGCTGCTGGCGGGCACGGGCAGCCTCGGTATGGAAGCGGGCTTCGCGAATCTGGTGGAAAAGGGCGACGAAATTCTGGTCTGCGCCAACGGCAGCTTCGGGCGGCGCATGGCCGAGATGGCTGCCCGCTACGGCGCTCATGTGCGGCTGGTCACGGCTCCACTGGGCGAAGCGATCAAGCCCGAAGACGTGGCCGCCCACCTCGACGGTGTGGCGATGGTGGCCGTCGTCCACGGCGAAACCAGTACGGGCGTGCTGAATCCCGTGCCCGAAATCGCTAAGCTGGTACGCGGCAGCGGCGTGTTGCTCACGGTGGACGCCGTGACGACTGCCGGAATGGAACCCTTCCATATGCAGGACTGGGGCGTGGATTACGCCTATACGGGCGCACAAAAATGCCTCTCGGCCCCGCCCGGACTTGCGCCGATTGCCATCAGCGAGCGTGCGTTTGCCCGCTACGCTGCCCGCCGGACACCCACGCCGCTGTGGTACTGCGATTTCGAGGGGCTGCGCGACTACTGGGTGGAGCATACCTACCACCACACCATTCCCGTGAATCTGCACTACGCCTTCCACGCCGCCCTGCAAGCCGCATTGGAAGAAGGCCTGGACGCCCGCAAACTGCGGGTGCAGCAGCTTGGGCAGGTCATCACCCGCACGCTCGCACCGCTGGGATTCTCCCACTATGTGCGCCGCCCCGAAGACCGCCTACCCACCGTGCTGGCCCTGCGGTTGCCCACTGGCATGGATGATTCCGCCGTGCGTCTGGCCCTCCGCGCCCGCGAAATCAGCGTGACAGGCGGCCTCGGCCCCACCGCTGGCGTGATCTGGCGCTTGGGTCTGATGGGAGAAGCCGCCCGCCCCGCACCGTACCGCGCCCTGATGGTGGCCCTTCAAGACCTGATGGGCGCACCCGGCTTGGTGGCCCGCTACGAGGAAGAATTGCAAGTGGCGGGGCTGGTGGGGGAGAAGCAGGGCGTACTGGTCTAA
- a CDS encoding alpha/beta fold hydrolase, producing MTATVETLHPGTSHFTRVNGLQTHAWVRGDGPPLVLVPGLGCASWMYVRVSRELARERTVYVYDPPGHGFSQGQRDYPRRMEDLTDHLAEWLVACGLNCAPLFGHSLGGEVIFDLAARYPTCTSALIACAPTGIPENPSVTMQILRLLRDLPRERLPLLLPALGAYSTSGFALMLRLATDQSQHDTGPLLKKVRVPTLLLDGDADPVIQSWTVQEIRRAIPEALVRTVPGGTHALTDSHPKTVARYTLDFLRQVEEGQSQGSALQCHP from the coding sequence GTGACCGCGACAGTTGAAACGTTACACCCCGGAACATCCCACTTCACCCGCGTGAACGGCCTGCAGACCCACGCCTGGGTACGCGGCGACGGCCCCCCGCTGGTGCTGGTGCCGGGGCTGGGCTGTGCGTCTTGGATGTATGTCCGGGTGTCGCGTGAGTTGGCCCGCGAGCGCACCGTGTACGTGTACGACCCGCCCGGTCACGGCTTCAGCCAGGGCCAACGCGACTATCCACGCAGGATGGAAGACCTGACCGATCACCTGGCCGAGTGGCTGGTGGCCTGCGGCCTGAACTGTGCGCCGCTGTTCGGGCATTCGCTGGGCGGCGAGGTCATTTTTGATCTGGCGGCCCGCTATCCCACCTGCACCTCGGCCCTGATTGCCTGCGCTCCCACCGGCATTCCCGAAAACCCCAGCGTGACCATGCAAATCCTGCGCCTGCTGCGCGACCTGCCCCGCGAGCGCTTGCCCCTGCTGCTGCCCGCCCTGGGCGCCTATTCCACCAGCGGCTTTGCCCTGATGCTGCGGCTCGCCACCGACCAGAGCCAGCACGACACCGGGCCACTCCTGAAGAAGGTGCGGGTGCCGACTCTGCTGCTCGACGGCGACGCCGACCCGGTCATTCAGTCTTGGACGGTGCAGGAGATTCGCCGCGCCATCCCTGAAGCGTTGGTGCGAACTGTGCCCGGCGGCACCCACGCCCTCACCGATTCGCACCCCAAAACGGTGGCCCGCTACACGCTGGATTTCTTGCGGCAGGTCGAAGAGGGCCAATCTCAGGGGTCAGCTCTTCAGTGTCATCCGTGA